In Methanofervidicoccus sp. A16, the sequence AATGAGAAGAGCAGTTAATTTAAGAAACCACCTAGAGAACCATCCAAAAGATCTACATTCTAAGAGGGGATTACAACTAATAGAGTCAAAAATTAGAAGATTGGTTAAATATTACAGAAGGAAAAAGGTACTACCTGAGAATTGGAAGTACACACCAGAGACTGCAAGGTTGTTGGTAGAGTAAATACTTTAATATTATTTTAAACCCTTAGTTTTTATCGAGGCTGTAATTAAAAGAATTAATCTTTTCAATAAACATAAAGAAACCTACAAATGGTATCAGAAGATGCTCAGAAGTTAGAATTTTTTTTATTTTTTAAACTTTTTTACTTTTTTATTATTTTATAATAATTTATTATTTTTTTAATACTTCTTAATAGGAGCTAAGGTTTTTACTATTTTTTTAAGAGATTTAGATAGGTTCTAATTACTAACATAACATATTTAAGCACATCATACTAAAATATAATAATATAATAGAGTTCAGAGAAGGTGTTATTATGGATATTCAAGTGTTGGAATTTTTCCAAAGGATAACATTATCACCCTTTAATGATATTACATCTTTATCTGCTAGATTTAAAAGTCCAAAATTCTCATTAGAAGAGGAAAACGAAAAATATAAAAAATTGTTATCAGATCTTATCAAAATCGCTCCAGAAAAAGTTACTGAGGAGTCTTATGAAGAAGCGATAAAAAAACTACGTGAATACCTCATTACAGAAAACTCCTCAAGGATTGAGGAGATAGCAAAAATTATGGAAAGAGAGCATTTAACTCCTGAAGAACTTGAAGAATTAAAAAAAGAGATACTCAATATTTTAATCTCCAAGATTTTAGAAATCAAAAAACAAATTGATGAAACGAATAAAATTTTGTGGGAAAAAGTACTAACCAAAGAACTAACAGAAGAAGAAATAAAACAGTTTGAATTTATTGACAAACTTTTCTTTTTGGAGTCCAATATCCTTGGGATAATGGTTGAAAGTAGGGATATTGAAGTAATAAGAGAGTTAATAGGATATTGTTACATACTAATGATAAGGTTTATAAAAATTGTTATTGAGAACAGAGATATAGCAGAACTCAAAGATGACTTCAAAGTTGTAGCTAGAAAAATAAAATCTGTAATTCAAGAACCAGAAGCATTGGATGATTACTTTATAAAGGAACTTTTAGAAGAAGAGTGAATTTACAGAAGGGGTTAGTAATGTTGGAACAGGGAGAAATATGGACTGCTCCTTTTCCATATTATAATAATAGAAAAGAATTACAGGTTAAAATAAGACCTGTTATAATCATTTCAAAAAACAAAATAAATGCTAACAACCTTGATGTCATAATTTGTCAGATTTCAAGACATGATCAAAGACGAATACTAAAACTCCCACTGGAACTTAAAAATAAAGTGTTGGTAATTACTTCCGATGACTTGTTACCTGAAGCCGGAGTAGGACTAAGAAACATCAGTATAATCAAGCCATTCAAATTATTCACAATTCCCAAAGATAATTTACTAAAAGGAAAATATATAGGAGAACTCAAGCAACAAACACTTCAAAATCTATTAAACAAAATCTATAACCTATTTTAAAGGGAATATTTATTCAATTTTACCACTGACTTTTAATTTATCATTATTATTAACTATCATAAACCGTAGAAGTCCAGAGAATATGAATCCTTATCTCTCCAAATGAAAAAGTTTAAATATATTAACTACAATTTCTTTTATACCCTTTTATCTAGCCTTTTATCATATAAGGGGAAATTATTTTGAATATAATTATATAATAATTATAATTATGGTTTGATTAATTTATACTATTTTTTCTTTTAAAGGGATTTATATGAAGTTCAGTGATTATATAGTAGATTTTTTATTAGACAGTGGTATAAAAACTGTATTTTCCTACCCTGGAGAGCAGATAGTTGATATATACAGAGAACTGAAAGATTCTCCTATAAAGAATATCCTGGTTAGACATGAACAGGGAGCAGTGCACATGGCAGATGGATACGCCAGGATCACCAACTACCTAGGTATATGTTTGGCAACTGCTGGACCTGGAGCCACAAATCTAACAACTGGAATATTTACTGCCTATAAAGATTCCTCCTCAACTTTAGCCATTACAGGAAGATGTGAAAGGAAGTATATAAATAAGAACTACTTTCAAGAGGTAGATACAGGTTTTCTAAATATATACAGAGGATATTTCTTAGATAGACCAGATCCTAAGGTTATCGTTGAAGCATTTAACGAATGTTTAAATAGTAAAAAACCTGTATCTCTAAGCATACCTAAGGATATTAATAATATGGAGGTTATAGTAGATAACAACGATTATAATATGGAAGATAATATTTTAAAAGAAAAAATTGAGATCAAAGATAACAATAATATTAAAAAACCTTTAATACTCATAGGCCAGGGAATATACGGCACTTTAAAATATAGGGATTTAATAAAAATAAACAAAATACTTAAGAAGTTAAACATTCCCTTCGTTACCACCTTTCCTGCAAGGGGAGTTATCGAGGAGACTCATAATTATAACTTAGGGTTAGTTGGAAGGAGGGGAACTCCTACTGCAAATAGATACCTCCTAGAGAGCGATAGGATAATCTCCATCGGAGCAAGTTTGTCCTACAACACTATACCTGAGAGTATAAGGGAGGATACCTTAAAAAAGACAACACCCATTAATGTAAGGATTAACTCCCTAGATGACATTAAATATATCATCGAGGAGATAGAGAAAACCCTTCCAGAGGTAGAGTCCCCAGAGAAAGATACCTCTAGGTTAGATTTAGGAGATTACTCCTCGAAGGTACTGGAAATACTGAAAAACATACCTGAAGATAGTATCGTTGTTACAGATGCTGGGAACCATACAGTCTTTGTATCACTACTTAGATTGTGCAAACTACCTAGGAGTATTATCTCCTCCCATGGTATGGGTACTATGGGTTTTGGACTCCCTGCCTCTATAGGTGTTAAGTTTGGATGTATAGATTACAACATCCAGAGGGAGGTTATCTCCATAAGTGGGGATGGAGGTTTCCAGATGAACCTCCAGGAACTTTCCACTTTGGAGGAGAACAACTTAAAAATACTTCTTATAGTGATGAAGAACAATAAGTTAAACGGTTTCTGTAGAATTAAGAATCCAGATTTCAACAAAATAGCAGAAGGATACGGTATAGATAACACGTATATCGAAGATATCGATGATATTAAGCCAAATATAAGATACTATCTAAAAAAGAATAAACCTTACCTCATAGTTGTAGAGTGTGAGGATGAAAGATTGCCTAAGCCATTTGTATAATATTTTAAAAATTATTTTAATTTAAATATTTAATAATATAAATACAATAGAATACAGAGGGATCAGAGATGGAGGAGTTGTTCCAACTACTTACGAGGAACATACACTTCAATGTAACAGAGTTAAGTAGTAAAACCTGGAATCAGAACTGGAGAGTACCTGAAGGTCTTATATCCATAATAGGCATAAAAAATGGAAAGAATCCAGTTTTCTACTACGGAGTTACAGGTAACTACAAAGAGGAGTACGTAATAAATAAGGGGATCTCTGAGAATGGTAATAAATTCATAAATGTAAGGGTGTATTTTAAATTCGATAGGGAGGATATTCTGGAGAAAGAAAAATATATTGTTGCAAATGGGTTCCATGGTCTCCTCCTATGTATTAAGATAGATAAAGATAAGTTTGTAAAAATTGCTGAAAAACTACTTGTACAAGAGTACAGAAGTGGAGATCCTCACATAGTAGAGGTTTTAGAGAAGATGAAAGATAGAAATGTATTTAACAGTATAGAGGAGAGTATTAGGTATATCGCTAATAGGGATTACAACTGGTTAATAGGAAGGTTGAAGTACAAGGCTGGGCTTCTCAACTATTCTGGAGAGGGTTATTGGTTATTGCCTCTTAAAACAAATATGGAGATCACCAAAGGGCTCAAGGTAACAGAGAAAGAGATCGTTGTAGATCTGGAGAGTGTGGAACTCTTTAAAAACTATATAGTGTATGTAGATACTAAGACCGGCGTAGTTAGATACAACAGACGCAGATTGTGTAAAAGTGGGTTTTCACTGGTAGATGAGATAAGAAAACAGATGAGGGACGACATATGTCCTTGGTGTGGTGGGAAACTTAGACTGATCAAGACCAAAAAAGGAGAGTTCTTAGGATGTTCCAACTATCCAGGATGTCTCTACAGGAGATTTTTAAAGAAGGAAGAGAGGGTAAAAGTTGAAGGGGGTGGAAGTGCTCCAAAGGATCAGTCCCTTCCCATAAGGTGATAGTATGAACAAAGAATTATATCAGCTTATAGAGGACTTTAAGAGGGATAAGCGTCTTCAATATCTTGATGAGGCTGCTACTAAACAGGCTGTAGTTCTAAGGATTTTAAAGGCCTTGGGGTGGGATCCCTTCAATATAGATGAGGTCTATCCAGAGTACTCTGTAGGTGGTGGGAAGGTAGATTACGCCCTTAGATGTAACGGTAGAATCAAAGTGTTCATCGAAGTTAAGAAGGCAAATGAAAACTTGGAAAGACATCAGGAACAACTGTTAAAGTACTCCTTTCAGGAAGGTGTTAAACTTGCAGTATTAACAAATGGTATAAGTTGGTGGTTTTATCTACCACTACGTGAGGGAAGTTGGGAACAGAGAAAGTTCTATACAATCGAGATATACGAACAGGATAGTAAAGATATTGTGGATAAATTTGAAGAGTTTCTATCCAAAAAAAATGTAATTTCAGACAAGGCTGTAGAAAATGGTGAGAGGCGCTACAAAAGTATTCAGAAACAGTACCTAATAAAGGAAACACTTCCAAAGGCCTGGGAGAAGATAGTGACAGAACCTGATAATCATCTAGTTGAGATTTTGGCCAGTACAACAGAGAAACTATGTGGTTATAAACCTGATAATGATACTGTAAAGAGATTCCTAGAGAAGATAAAAAAGATATGTCAGATAGTATTTACAGAGTCAAATACAAATCAAAACTCGGTGATATCTCCGGAAAACTACGTGGGAAAATCTATAGTGGGATTTACCTTTAAAGGTGTTAAATATCCTGTACATACATGGAGAGGTATGTTAATAAAGATCGCTGAAATAATGTATTCCCTACATAAAGAGGAGTTTGAGGAGAAAGTTTTTAAGTTAAGGGGACGAAAGAGGCCCTATTTTACAAAGAATCCCAACGATTTAAAAGTTCCCTATAGGATAGATAATACAGATATCTATATGGAAACTCGTTTCAGTGCCGATGGTGTAGTTAGACTCTCTAAGAGAATAATATCCCTTTTTGGGTATAAGGAGGAGGATCTTATAATTGAGACTAAGGAGGGAAGGGAGGTTTAAGTGGAATGGATAATTAACTATGTTATTAAATTAATTATTATTATAAAAATTATTAAAAAAATAAAAAAGAGTGAAAATATTTAATAATTTTATATTTTATTCTATTAGGATATTTTCTAAATATTGCATAATAGAAAAGATTATTGTTTCTTTGGGGTATAATTATGATAAATGAAAGAAAAATTGCACCACATATAATAGATAACAGTCCAGGTAGGGAACTGTTGAAGGTTATAAAGGATCAACTTAAAAGATCGAAGGAGGCAAAATTTGCAATAGGGTATTTCTTTCTAAGTGGGTTTTCCTTAGTTAGGGAAGATTTTCCAGAAGAATTTTCAAAACGTCCTTTTTTGAAAATTATAATGGGAAATGAAACAACATACTCCACAAAGGAGGAGTTGGTAGAGGGATATAATTTAAGGGAGTTATTTAAACAGAGGATGATAGAGGAATTGCAAGAAAAAGAATTCAGTGAGGATCAGATAAAACAATTAAAAACACTAAGAGATTTTATAGCAAAAAATATAATAGATGTAAGACTCTACGATAGATCTAGATTACATGCAAAACTGTATCTATTTCTAAGGGATCCTGAGGAGAGGTACAGTTCGCCAGGTTTGGCAGTGGTAGGATCCTCCAACTTTACAAGGGAGGGCCTTGTTAGAAATAAAGAGTTAAATATTTTACTTACTTCACGAGAGGATGTTTTGTATTTGGATCGATGGTTTGATGAGTTGTGGGAGGAATCTGTCGAATTTAGGGAGGATCTATTAAAAGTTATAGATATCTCTGGAGTACTACCTGGGAGTCCCTATCCAAAGATCGGTAAGTTAATCGATTCCCAGACTCTCTTTAAATATCTAGTGTATAGATGGTTTGAAGGGAGGGTATTGAACCTTCTAAAAAAGGATATTCTCTTAGAGTTTCAACTTGTAGGGGTAGTTAATGCCGTTGATAAAATCAATTTTTACAATGGAGTAATACTGGCAGATTCCGTTGGTCTTGGAAAAAGTTTTATAGCGTCTACGATAATAGGGGAGTTTTTAAATAAGAAACACCCTGCCTGGGTTCCTGAGGATAAAGATCCCTCTGTTATGTTAATACTACCTCCATCTATAATAAATCAATGGGAGGAGTTGTTAATTTATTCACAGTATTTTTTGAAGGATAACAAGATAGATAAAGTAAAAGATAAAGGTAATTTTAAAATTTATAAGGTATTTGATAAAGAAAATAAATACCTTGGAAAAATCGCCTTTTTATCCTTGGGAAAATTCCAAAATTTAAAGGAACATGATCTAAAAAAATTTGCAGAAGAGTACGATTTTTTTGTAATAGACGAGGCACATAAGTATAGAAATAAAAATACGAATAGATGGAGAAACGTTAGAAAATTGCAGAAGAAAGAGAGTGGCTTTTCCAATAAATTTTTACTTCTTACAGCGACGCCTCTTAATAACTCAATTAACGATATTTTTAACCTTATAAGGTTGTTTATGGATGATACCTTTACGCCCTTTATGATTAAAGGGGTTCCAATAGTAGATCTGATAAAGAGATACAAGGATTTAAAAAAAGAGTTTCAAAAGAAGGGAGATACTAAAATAAAAAGGGAGTTAAAAAAGGTGGCAACAGAGATAAAGCAGAAGGTACTTGATGAGATAATGATCCTTAGGACGAGAAAGTATATTATGGAACAGTTCAAAGATATAAAGATAAACGATAAACCGCTAGTTTTTAAGGATCCAATACCTTACAGTCTCGACTACTCTCCCTTTTATACAAAGGACTACAAGTCCCTTATAGAGGTAATTAACAACAATCTTAACAAGATCTTATTTGAACATACTAAGATCTACGGTACAAGGTACGTAGTATTTGAGGAGGATACCTTAGATGGGGAGGAGGCAGATAAAAAATTTATAGAGGTGGCAGATCTATTTAAACTTTTACTTGGAAAAAGGTTGGAGAGTAGTATATTTTCCTTTGAAACTACACTTAGGAGAATCTATGAAAAAGAAAAGATCTTTTATAATATTTTTAAAATGGAAATAAAGGGAATAAAAGATATGGAGGATTTAAAAAAGGTGATTAAGAGGGCAGTTGATAGGGCAAAAATAGAGAAGGAACTTGAAGAAGTTAAAGAGGAGTACAACATTGAGGAGGAAAATGAAAAAACCTGGTTTAACAGGGTTATAAAGTTAATCTCTGAATATGGGGAGAAGGCACAGGAGGAAAAGGGATATTCAGATGTGGATTTATTTAAACTTGGTTTAGAAGTAGTTATTCAAAATTTAGAAAAAGATTTACGATATATGGAAGAGATATTTAAAGAATTGGATAAACTTAAAGAAAAGGAGAATGGGGAAATAAAAATAGTTGGTAAATTACCTACAGATAAAAAAGATGTTATTGAACCTTCCATATACCTCTATCAAAATGATCCAAAGTTTGAAACATTGAAACAGATTATTGGACTTCCCTCTTTTAAATCTGAAAAGTTAAAGGACATTCCTTCCCTATATGGTAAAAAAATATTGATTTTTACTCAATATAAGGATACTGCCTATTATATTTATCATAATCTCCTAAATTGGATAAATAAAGAAACTGACATCCATAGATGGCTCAAAGATAAAAATAATAGAGTTAAAATTGGAATTGTAACAGGGGACACTGATATAAATGCTAAAATTAACTATATTAAAAGATTTTCTCCTAGAGCCAATAGTGGTTATGAGGAGGTGAATAAGTACGGGGAGATCGATATTTTAATATCAACAGATACTCTAAGTGAGGGGGTAAATTTACAGGATGCAGATGTAGTTATAAATTATGATCTGCCCTGGAATCCGATGGTTATTATCCAGAGGGTGGGGAGGGTTAATAGAATAGGTAATGAGAAGGAAATATACATGATAAACTACATGCCCTCAAAAGAGATAGAGGTAATCGTTGGTATCCTTAGAAAGTTAAAGGAAAAAATTGACGATATAACTTTAATTGTAGGAAAGGATGTAAAAATACTTTCGCCGGAGGAGGAGATAAGTATTGAAACCTTTGGAGAAAAAATAAGGGATATATCGAGGAGTACTATAACAGATCTAGAATCCTACAACATCTCTGAAGACTTTAAGAATTTTATTCCAGAGGGGATACCGAAGGAGCAACTTGATGAGTATAAGTTGTTAAATGTAATTCAGTATGAACTTGGATATACTAAGGAGGACTTTGAAGAAGTTATAGGGATGGATAAGGGACCTTACTATTCATATATTAAAGGTAGTGATAAAATTATAAGTGTCTATGAATTTTATCGTGGTAAGTATAAGGTTATGAAAAAGATTTTAAGTATAGGGGAAGATGGAGAGATAACCTACGAGACTCCTCTAGTTTTCTTAGATTTAATAAGGGAGAGGAAAAGATCTCCACAAAAGATTGAGAATGCCATTGAGAAATTAAAAATAGTGAAAGAGGAAGTAGATAAAATAAAGGAAGAACTTAAAGAAGGTTATAATCACAGGCAAAAGGGATTTTTGTACAATTTATACAGTACTTTAATTTTTAAAAGAAGGGAAGTTGGAGAAAGGGAAATTAAGAATATTGAAAATAAACTTAAAACTGTTATGATCGTACTTAGAACAATCCCTCATTACCTGTACTCAAAAGAGATAAAGCCATTACTTGTTTCCAAAGGACTAATTGAAGTAAGGAGGAATAACGATATTAAAATAAAAGATTTCAAAGGGACAGTAGAAACTCTCTTTGAATTTTTTAAGGAGAAGGGACTTACAGATATAGAATCTTTAAAAATAAAGGTGAATCATGTTGGGTGGTACTATGAAGTTGGAGATAGAGAAGATAATAAAAAAAGAACTTGAAAGGTATAAAAAAGTTAAAGAGATTAAGATAGGTGGTAAAAAATACAACCTTTACGTTGTGCCCGATTTTTGTGATGAAGATATAAACCTATACGAGGGCTTTTTGTTTGTTAAAACAAAGGATAAAAAGGAAATTTCATATTTTAAAACAAAATATAAGTCTCCTGTTGATGGTTACGCTCCAAGGTTGGCCTTTATTATTTACGAGGATAATTATTTATTGATCAAAGACTATAGAAGAAATAAACATATTATAAAAACTCTAAAGAAGATCAACAGAACATTTTTAAATAAACTTAAAAAAGCCATAAGGGACCCTACAGAGGAGAATTTAAAGAAACTTTTTGATAGGACTGACGTTATAGAGGAGTTCTATATACTTTATAAGAAATCTAGGGAGTACTTACTTAAAAATATCAAAGGGATCTCTGAGGAGGAGAAGAGGGAGGAATTTGTTGATAACTTTATGATGCAGATGCTCACTTTGTGGTATCTCCAGGAGAGAGGTTTTTTCAACAACGATACCAATTACTTTATAACAAAATTCAAAGAGATGTATCAGAAAAAACTTTTCCCTGTATTTGATAATTACTATCAATTTTTAAACTATCTATTTGAGAAAATTAGTGGATATGAGGATGCTCAATATTATGAAGATGAATACACTGGAAAGGTTGTTGTTATTGGGCCCGCTGTTTTTTTAAATGGGGGACATAATGAGGCAATTACAATACCTGATGAATGTTTCTACAGGGAAGGGATAACAGAAGTCCTTATAGAGACTCCTCCAAACAAAGTTGGTGATGAAGTCCCTCTTTTTAATCTCTTTGAAAGTAGAGATTGGACCGAGGGGAATATCGATGAATTTGTACTTGGGGCGATCTATGAAAAGTTGATTAACTATATGGAAAGGAAAAAGTTAGGTGCCTACTACACTCCTGAGGAGATCACCTCCTATATCTGTGAAAATACGATAAAACCCTATTTGGTAGATAGAGTTAATGAGAGATTTAGTAGGGAGTTTAAAAATATAGATCATACTATAGAGGAGGGCGATAAAGAAATAATTCTATATCTTTTTAAGGAGTTAAAGGAAATAAAAGTTCTCGACCCTGCAGTAGGATCTGCCCACTTTTTAGAGAGTGCAATAAATACCCTTTTAGATGTATATGAAAAAATATGGTATAGGGCAAAGGACATTGGGATAGAGGAACTTGATATTATTACAACAGATGAAAGGGGAGATATTAAAAAGATAAATCTTATGGATATTAAAAATGAGGATGAATTTCAGTTGTTGGTAAAGTTCTTTATAATTCTCTCAAAGAACATCTATGGGGTGGATATAAACCCATCTGCAATAAAGGTGGCGAAGGCAAGGTTGTTTTTAACCCTTGCTAAGCACTTCAAAGTTAGGAAGGGGAGGGATCTATTCATTAGGTTTCCAAATGTACATTTTAATCTTAGAGTGGGAAATTCCCTTATTGGATACGTTGATCTTAAGAGGGAAGAGGGAGGGGAACAGGTTAAACTCGATATGTTCTTAGGGGAGGGAGAGGTTAATCATATCGTTGAGAGGATAAAGGTAGTTAAGGAGTTAAAACCATACCTTAAAAAAATAGCAAAATCCTTAGATATGGAGGGGGATATTTTAAAGGAAATCGAAGAGTTAAATAGAATTCTCTCTAAAGATAAAATTAACTGGGGGGATCTTAAAAGGGTTTTAGAGGTGAAGGAGAAGTTAATAACCATACTTATCGCCTCTTTAAACTCCAAATACGCAATACCTTTAAATGAGTTGTTGAGGGATATTACAGAGATCTTTAATCAGAAGTTAGATGAAAAATTTGCAGAGGAG encodes:
- a CDS encoding Eco57I restriction-modification methylase domain-containing protein, with protein sequence MKLEIEKIIKKELERYKKVKEIKIGGKKYNLYVVPDFCDEDINLYEGFLFVKTKDKKEISYFKTKYKSPVDGYAPRLAFIIYEDNYLLIKDYRRNKHIIKTLKKINRTFLNKLKKAIRDPTEENLKKLFDRTDVIEEFYILYKKSREYLLKNIKGISEEEKREEFVDNFMMQMLTLWYLQERGFFNNDTNYFITKFKEMYQKKLFPVFDNYYQFLNYLFEKISGYEDAQYYEDEYTGKVVVIGPAVFLNGGHNEAITIPDECFYREGITEVLIETPPNKVGDEVPLFNLFESRDWTEGNIDEFVLGAIYEKLINYMERKKLGAYYTPEEITSYICENTIKPYLVDRVNERFSREFKNIDHTIEEGDKEIILYLFKELKEIKVLDPAVGSAHFLESAINTLLDVYEKIWYRAKDIGIEELDIITTDERGDIKKINLMDIKNEDEFQLLVKFFIILSKNIYGVDINPSAIKVAKARLFLTLAKHFKVRKGRDLFIRFPNVHFNLRVGNSLIGYVDLKREEGGEQVKLDMFLGEGEVNHIVERIKVVKELKPYLKKIAKSLDMEGDILKEIEELNRILSKDKINWGDLKRVLEVKEKLITILIASLNSKYAIPLNELLRDITEIFNQKLDEKFAEEYGIDLEDLKKVKTFHWIFEFPEVFLERGGFDVVIGNPPYGNTLSQIEKNICYDYSSAANETAAVFVERIIPLNRGNGYFSFIITYAITFHKGLSGVRNMIYKNYKECIISTFDRDKCRFFEGMSQSVSIILCKKKVPYSQGQFYTSKMFRRMPEIDKIEYQLANDYLLGEKIGVPFSDPHRLPKIGDKLTLEILKKILTNNNCVKDILLNNSNDKIWIRKTGNYWYNAWNIKPYDGEAITPISVANGYKYFLLLLINSSLYYLWFRIYGDGHNMTLDIMKALPIPPKEKIIISNKLLSHISNLLMDFLFYNFDKEHNRFNTSNIKPLIDICDILLGKLYGFTEEEIDYILNYDDIIRNGRKIPVILDRLIEIVLFDCHINKNLFDYKIINYIIYELYFKEKFAEDGLYPEPKEYLLETVSKLLKPINYDRWAELYWKKQLEENISKDEEEELKKLEEENLKTIKEVYNSIKNNSEVKKWIEKIKSHKWVKVIEGETEEEKL
- a CDS encoding type II toxin-antitoxin system PemK/MazF family toxin translates to MLEQGEIWTAPFPYYNNRKELQVKIRPVIIISKNKINANNLDVIICQISRHDQRRILKLPLELKNKVLVITSDDLLPEAGVGLRNISIIKPFKLFTIPKDNLLKGKYIGELKQQTLQNLLNKIYNLF
- a CDS encoding helicase-related protein, whose translation is MINERKIAPHIIDNSPGRELLKVIKDQLKRSKEAKFAIGYFFLSGFSLVREDFPEEFSKRPFLKIIMGNETTYSTKEELVEGYNLRELFKQRMIEELQEKEFSEDQIKQLKTLRDFIAKNIIDVRLYDRSRLHAKLYLFLRDPEERYSSPGLAVVGSSNFTREGLVRNKELNILLTSREDVLYLDRWFDELWEESVEFREDLLKVIDISGVLPGSPYPKIGKLIDSQTLFKYLVYRWFEGRVLNLLKKDILLEFQLVGVVNAVDKINFYNGVILADSVGLGKSFIASTIIGEFLNKKHPAWVPEDKDPSVMLILPPSIINQWEELLIYSQYFLKDNKIDKVKDKGNFKIYKVFDKENKYLGKIAFLSLGKFQNLKEHDLKKFAEEYDFFVIDEAHKYRNKNTNRWRNVRKLQKKESGFSNKFLLLTATPLNNSINDIFNLIRLFMDDTFTPFMIKGVPIVDLIKRYKDLKKEFQKKGDTKIKRELKKVATEIKQKVLDEIMILRTRKYIMEQFKDIKINDKPLVFKDPIPYSLDYSPFYTKDYKSLIEVINNNLNKILFEHTKIYGTRYVVFEEDTLDGEEADKKFIEVADLFKLLLGKRLESSIFSFETTLRRIYEKEKIFYNIFKMEIKGIKDMEDLKKVIKRAVDRAKIEKELEEVKEEYNIEEENEKTWFNRVIKLISEYGEKAQEEKGYSDVDLFKLGLEVVIQNLEKDLRYMEEIFKELDKLKEKENGEIKIVGKLPTDKKDVIEPSIYLYQNDPKFETLKQIIGLPSFKSEKLKDIPSLYGKKILIFTQYKDTAYYIYHNLLNWINKETDIHRWLKDKNNRVKIGIVTGDTDINAKINYIKRFSPRANSGYEEVNKYGEIDILISTDTLSEGVNLQDADVVINYDLPWNPMVIIQRVGRVNRIGNEKEIYMINYMPSKEIEVIVGILRKLKEKIDDITLIVGKDVKILSPEEEISIETFGEKIRDISRSTITDLESYNISEDFKNFIPEGIPKEQLDEYKLLNVIQYELGYTKEDFEEVIGMDKGPYYSYIKGSDKIISVYEFYRGKYKVMKKILSIGEDGEITYETPLVFLDLIRERKRSPQKIENAIEKLKIVKEEVDKIKEELKEGYNHRQKGFLYNLYSTLIFKRREVGEREIKNIENKLKTVMIVLRTIPHYLYSKEIKPLLVSKGLIEVRRNNDIKIKDFKGTVETLFEFFKEKGLTDIESLKIKVNHVGWYYEVGDREDNKKRT
- a CDS encoding topoisomerase DNA-binding C4 zinc finger domain-containing protein yields the protein MEELFQLLTRNIHFNVTELSSKTWNQNWRVPEGLISIIGIKNGKNPVFYYGVTGNYKEEYVINKGISENGNKFINVRVYFKFDREDILEKEKYIVANGFHGLLLCIKIDKDKFVKIAEKLLVQEYRSGDPHIVEVLEKMKDRNVFNSIEESIRYIANRDYNWLIGRLKYKAGLLNYSGEGYWLLPLKTNMEITKGLKVTEKEIVVDLESVELFKNYIVYVDTKTGVVRYNRRRLCKSGFSLVDEIRKQMRDDICPWCGGKLRLIKTKKGEFLGCSNYPGCLYRRFLKKEERVKVEGGGSAPKDQSLPIR
- a CDS encoding type I restriction endonuclease, whose amino-acid sequence is MNKELYQLIEDFKRDKRLQYLDEAATKQAVVLRILKALGWDPFNIDEVYPEYSVGGGKVDYALRCNGRIKVFIEVKKANENLERHQEQLLKYSFQEGVKLAVLTNGISWWFYLPLREGSWEQRKFYTIEIYEQDSKDIVDKFEEFLSKKNVISDKAVENGERRYKSIQKQYLIKETLPKAWEKIVTEPDNHLVEILASTTEKLCGYKPDNDTVKRFLEKIKKICQIVFTESNTNQNSVISPENYVGKSIVGFTFKGVKYPVHTWRGMLIKIAEIMYSLHKEEFEEKVFKLRGRKRPYFTKNPNDLKVPYRIDNTDIYMETRFSADGVVRLSKRIISLFGYKEEDLIIETKEGREV
- a CDS encoding thiamine pyrophosphate-binding protein, which translates into the protein MKFSDYIVDFLLDSGIKTVFSYPGEQIVDIYRELKDSPIKNILVRHEQGAVHMADGYARITNYLGICLATAGPGATNLTTGIFTAYKDSSSTLAITGRCERKYINKNYFQEVDTGFLNIYRGYFLDRPDPKVIVEAFNECLNSKKPVSLSIPKDINNMEVIVDNNDYNMEDNILKEKIEIKDNNNIKKPLILIGQGIYGTLKYRDLIKINKILKKLNIPFVTTFPARGVIEETHNYNLGLVGRRGTPTANRYLLESDRIISIGASLSYNTIPESIREDTLKKTTPINVRINSLDDIKYIIEEIEKTLPEVESPEKDTSRLDLGDYSSKVLEILKNIPEDSIVVTDAGNHTVFVSLLRLCKLPRSIISSHGMGTMGFGLPASIGVKFGCIDYNIQREVISISGDGGFQMNLQELSTLEENNLKILLIVMKNNKLNGFCRIKNPDFNKIAEGYGIDNTYIEDIDDIKPNIRYYLKKNKPYLIVVECEDERLPKPFV